In Pseudomonas sp. DNDY-54, a genomic segment contains:
- a CDS encoding cupin domain-containing protein, translating to MPSSAPQPEQLHFSSDGRTPNSSHPVLVYRQLPLADDDYASAFENLFNSHLWPAQWRAGVYDYHHYHSTAHEVLGVSRGSARLMLGGEQGQEVEVKAGDALVLPAGTGHCQLSASDDFEVVGGYPVDQQYDLLRPDEGSHDEARARAQRVGVPVSDPVAGTQGALVSLWREA from the coding sequence ATGCCCAGTTCAGCCCCGCAACCCGAACAGCTGCATTTTTCCAGCGACGGTCGCACTCCGAACAGTTCCCATCCGGTGCTCGTGTACCGTCAGTTGCCGTTGGCTGATGACGATTACGCCAGCGCGTTCGAAAACCTGTTCAACAGTCACCTGTGGCCCGCGCAATGGCGCGCCGGTGTCTATGACTATCACCACTACCACTCCACGGCCCATGAAGTTCTCGGCGTTTCTCGAGGCTCGGCACGGCTGATGCTCGGCGGCGAGCAGGGGCAGGAAGTGGAGGTGAAGGCTGGCGATGCGCTGGTGCTGCCGGCCGGTACTGGCCATTGCCAGCTCAGTGCCAGCGACGACTTCGAAGTGGTCGGTGGCTATCCGGTGGACCAGCAGTACGATCTGCTGCGACCGGACGAAGGCAGCCACGATGAAGCGCGAGCCCGCGCCCAGCGGGTAGGCGTGCCGGTGAGCGATCCGGTCGCCGGCACCCAAGGCGCGCTGGTCAGTCTCTGGCGTGAGGCGTGA
- a CDS encoding NAD(P)/FAD-dependent oxidoreductase — MTIPQPVARVLNHAPSYYAATANRSLELTHLQGAQEADVCIVGGGFSGLNTAIELAERGLSVVLLEAHQIGWGASGRNGGQLIRGVGHDVEQFQPVLGVEGVDALKRMGFEAVDIVRQRIERYAIDCHLTWGYCDLANKPRHLASFEEEQADLKRLGYPHPLRLVPLDGMREVIGSERYLGGLVDMGSGHLHPLNLALGEAAAAVSLGVRLFEGSAVQRIDYGSQVTVHTAHGSVRAGQLVLACNAYLQGLQPTLSGKVLPAGSYIIATEPLSESLAHELLPQNMAVCDQAVGLDYFRLSVDRRLLFGGACHYSGRDPRDIAAYMQPKMLKVFAQLQGINIDYQWGGMIGIGVNRLPQIGRLPDQPNVYYAQAYAGHGLNATHLAGRLIAEAISGQVQGRFDLFDRVPHPTFPGGPRLRSPLLALGMLWYRLKDLI, encoded by the coding sequence ATGACTATCCCGCAACCCGTCGCTCGCGTACTGAATCATGCGCCTTCCTATTACGCCGCAACGGCCAACCGGTCCCTTGAGCTCACCCATCTGCAGGGCGCGCAGGAGGCAGACGTCTGCATCGTCGGAGGCGGCTTCAGCGGGCTAAACACCGCGATCGAGCTGGCTGAACGCGGCCTGTCCGTAGTCTTGCTGGAAGCACATCAGATCGGTTGGGGGGCCAGCGGCCGCAATGGGGGCCAGCTGATTCGCGGTGTCGGCCATGATGTCGAGCAGTTCCAGCCGGTGCTTGGCGTCGAAGGCGTCGATGCGCTCAAACGCATGGGTTTTGAAGCGGTTGACATTGTCCGCCAGCGAATCGAGCGATACGCCATCGACTGCCACCTGACCTGGGGATACTGCGACCTGGCGAACAAGCCTCGGCATCTTGCCAGCTTCGAGGAGGAACAGGCCGACCTCAAGCGCCTCGGCTACCCTCATCCGCTTCGCCTGGTGCCGCTTGACGGTATGCGCGAGGTGATCGGCTCCGAGCGATACCTCGGCGGGCTTGTTGACATGGGATCAGGCCATCTGCATCCGCTCAACCTCGCACTGGGCGAAGCCGCCGCCGCCGTTTCGCTGGGCGTGCGCCTGTTCGAAGGCTCGGCGGTCCAGCGCATCGACTACGGTTCGCAGGTAACGGTGCACACCGCACACGGTAGCGTCCGAGCGGGACAGCTGGTGCTCGCGTGCAACGCTTATCTGCAAGGATTGCAACCGACCCTTTCCGGTAAGGTATTGCCCGCCGGCAGCTACATCATCGCGACCGAGCCCTTGTCCGAATCCCTGGCCCATGAACTGCTTCCGCAAAACATGGCAGTCTGCGATCAGGCGGTGGGCCTGGATTATTTCCGTCTCTCGGTGGATCGTCGATTGCTGTTCGGTGGCGCCTGCCATTACTCCGGGCGCGATCCGCGCGACATTGCCGCGTATATGCAACCGAAGATGCTCAAGGTGTTTGCGCAGTTGCAAGGCATCAACATCGACTATCAGTGGGGCGGCATGATCGGCATCGGCGTGAACCGTCTCCCTCAGATCGGGCGACTCCCCGACCAGCCCAACGTGTACTACGCCCAGGCTTACGCCGGCCATGGACTGAACGCCACCCACCTCGCCGGCCGGCTGATCGCCGAGGCGATCAGTGGTCAGGTTCAGGGCCGCTTCGACCTGTTCGATCGTGTCCCTCATCCAACCTTCCCCGGCGGTCCGCGATTGCGCTCGCCACTTCTCGCGCTGGGGATGCTCTGGTATCGGCTCAAGGACCTAATCTGA
- a CDS encoding DUF962 domain-containing protein, with translation MKTLTDHLAQYAAYHRDSRNLLSHFIGIPMIVLAVAVLLSRPGVEVVGLWFSPVVLVALAATLFYLRLDLRFGVLMGAVLLLCVWVGALLAQQATAVWLSAGVGLFVVGWIIQFVGHYYEGRKPAFVDDLTGLIIGPLFVAAELGFILGWREPLRQAIESRVGPVRLHNRPVDA, from the coding sequence ATGAAAACCTTGACTGATCATTTGGCGCAGTACGCCGCCTATCACCGCGACTCGCGCAATCTGTTGAGTCATTTCATCGGTATTCCGATGATCGTCCTCGCCGTCGCGGTGCTGTTATCGCGTCCCGGGGTGGAGGTGGTCGGGCTATGGTTCAGCCCGGTCGTACTGGTTGCGCTGGCGGCGACGCTGTTTTATCTGCGACTTGACCTTCGCTTCGGTGTGCTCATGGGCGCAGTGCTGCTGCTGTGCGTCTGGGTTGGCGCGCTGTTGGCGCAGCAAGCGACCGCCGTCTGGCTGAGTGCGGGCGTCGGGCTCTTTGTGGTGGGCTGGATCATCCAGTTTGTGGGGCATTACTACGAGGGACGCAAGCCGGCGTTCGTTGACGATCTAACCGGACTGATTATCGGGCCGCTGTTCGTCGCGGCCGAATTGGGTTTCATCCTCGGTTGGCGTGAGCCTTTGCGCCAGGCCATCGAGTCGCGGGTCGGGCCGGTACGGCTGCATAACCGCCCGGTCGATGCCTGA
- a CDS encoding c-type cytochrome, giving the protein MNLIKKILVAQTAVVALWAVSAQAATNEEIAERLKPVGEVCIQGEECAAAGAATAAAGGAARSGEDVVGKFCTACHGTGLLNSPKVGDTAAWQARADKQGGLDGLLATAISGINAMPPKGTCGDCSDDELMAAIKHMSGL; this is encoded by the coding sequence GTGAACCTGATTAAGAAGATCCTGGTAGCACAGACTGCCGTAGTGGCCCTGTGGGCAGTGAGCGCTCAGGCTGCGACCAACGAAGAGATCGCCGAGCGGCTCAAGCCGGTGGGTGAAGTATGTATCCAAGGTGAAGAGTGCGCAGCGGCTGGTGCTGCTACTGCTGCCGCTGGCGGCGCAGCCCGCAGCGGAGAAGACGTGGTAGGCAAGTTCTGCACTGCGTGCCATGGCACCGGACTGCTGAACTCGCCGAAGGTTGGCGATACGGCAGCGTGGCAAGCCCGTGCTGACAAACAAGGCGGCCTTGATGGCTTGCTGGCTACCGCAATCAGCGGCATCAACGCCATGCCACCGAAAGGCACCTGTGGCGATTGCTCGGATGACGAGCTGATGGCCGCCATCAAGCACATGTCCGGCCTGTAA
- the xpt gene encoding xanthine phosphoribosyltransferase, protein MEQLKQKIRNEGIVLSDRVLKVDAFLNHQIDPVLMQQIGQEFARLFRDEGITKIVTIEASGIAPAIMAGLELGVPVIFARKHQSLTLTDHLLTASVYSFTKQVESTIAISTNHLSDADRVLIIDDFLANGKAAKGLISIIQQAGASIAGLGIVIEKSFQAGRQELEEAGFRVESLARVAALSDGQVVFVE, encoded by the coding sequence GTGGAACAGCTGAAACAGAAGATCCGAAATGAAGGCATCGTACTCTCCGACCGCGTGCTCAAGGTCGATGCCTTTCTGAACCACCAGATCGACCCCGTGCTGATGCAGCAGATCGGCCAGGAATTCGCCCGATTGTTCCGCGACGAAGGCATCACCAAGATCGTCACGATCGAGGCGTCCGGCATTGCGCCAGCAATCATGGCGGGGCTGGAACTGGGCGTGCCGGTGATCTTCGCGCGCAAGCATCAGTCTCTGACGCTGACTGACCACCTGCTGACCGCTTCGGTGTATTCCTTCACCAAGCAGGTCGAAAGCACCATCGCGATCTCCACCAATCACCTGTCGGATGCCGACCGCGTGCTGATCATCGACGACTTCCTGGCCAACGGCAAAGCCGCCAAGGGCCTGATCTCGATTATCCAGCAGGCCGGTGCCAGCATCGCCGGGCTCGGTATCGTGATCGAGAAATCCTTTCAGGCCGGTCGCCAGGAACTGGAAGAAGCGGGCTTCCGCGTCGAATCGCTGGCTCGCGTGGCCGCCCTCAGCGACGGCCAGGTGGTGTTCGTCGAATAA
- a CDS encoding Lrp/AsnC ligand binding domain-containing protein — translation MRTKHQTRRELDKIDRQILRLLQAEGRMPFTELGERIGLSTTPCTERVRRLEREGIIMGYTARLNPQHLKGGLLVFVEISLAYKSGDIFEEFRRAVLKLPHVLECHLVSGDFDYLIKARISEMASYRKLLGDILLKLPHVRESKSYIVMEEVKESLELPVPD, via the coding sequence ATGCGAACGAAGCATCAAACCCGCCGTGAACTGGACAAGATTGATCGTCAGATCCTCCGCCTGCTGCAGGCCGAGGGGCGCATGCCGTTCACTGAATTAGGCGAGCGGATCGGTCTGTCCACGACCCCCTGCACCGAGCGGGTCCGCCGATTGGAGCGCGAAGGCATCATCATGGGCTATACCGCGCGGCTCAACCCGCAGCACCTCAAAGGTGGGCTGCTGGTGTTCGTCGAGATCAGCCTGGCGTACAAATCCGGCGATATCTTCGAGGAGTTTCGCCGCGCGGTGCTCAAGTTGCCGCACGTGCTGGAATGCCACTTGGTGTCGGGAGACTTCGATTACCTGATCAAGGCGCGCATCTCGGAAATGGCCTCTTACCGCAAGCTGCTGGGCGACATCCTGCTCAAGCTGCCTCATGTGCGCGAATCGAAGAGCTACATCGTCATGGAGGAAGTAAAGGAGTCATTGGAGTTGCCGGTACCGGACTGA
- a CDS encoding 3-hydroxyacyl-CoA dehydrogenase, with protein MFSRIGIIGAGAMGRGIAQLFATAGQDVWLYDTRTDTIDQALTFNRELLERSVAKGRLSADELSSIMARMQPAHQLAELSGCDLLIEAIVENLEAKQSLFVELEGLIAFDAVLATNTSSLSVTRIASACARPERVAGYHFFNPVTLMKLVEVVRGERTDPTVIERLVQLAEHAGHFPAITPDTPGFLVNHAGRAYGTEAQRILSEGIATPEQIDRILRDGPGFRMGPFELFDLTGLDISHAVMESVHDQFYYDPRYTPSYLAAQRVAGGLLGRKTGQGYYRYENGQQIRSPEPRFEPVTLDRPFWLDSIEPELRSHIGSVLKQAGAVLEDSAEPSSLAICLITPLGEDASAYIERLALPAVRTIALDAFSDLDKRRVLMRQPGLDPALEAQARQALGADGVPVEVINDSPGFVSQRIVASIVNLGCEIAQKGIASPDTLDRAVTVALGYPKGPLAFAEHYNPARILTILEGMQRCYGNEPRYRPSPWLRRRVQLGLPLSAPDSQR; from the coding sequence ATGTTTTCTCGTATCGGCATCATCGGCGCTGGCGCCATGGGGCGCGGCATCGCGCAATTGTTCGCCACCGCAGGTCAGGACGTCTGGCTTTACGACACCCGCACAGACACCATCGACCAGGCGCTGACGTTCAACCGGGAATTGCTCGAGCGTAGCGTGGCGAAGGGCCGTTTGAGCGCCGATGAGCTGTCATCGATCATGGCGCGCATGCAGCCAGCTCATCAGTTGGCCGAGCTGTCAGGTTGTGATCTGCTGATCGAAGCCATCGTCGAGAACCTCGAGGCCAAGCAGAGCCTGTTCGTCGAGCTGGAAGGCCTGATCGCTTTCGACGCGGTGCTCGCCACCAATACGTCCTCGCTGTCCGTGACCCGCATAGCCAGTGCCTGTGCACGGCCTGAGCGCGTCGCCGGCTACCATTTCTTCAACCCTGTGACGCTGATGAAGTTAGTCGAAGTGGTCCGGGGCGAGCGCACTGATCCGACGGTGATCGAGCGACTGGTGCAACTGGCCGAGCATGCCGGACACTTCCCCGCCATCACGCCCGACACCCCCGGCTTTCTCGTCAACCACGCCGGCCGAGCCTATGGCACCGAGGCGCAGCGCATCCTCAGCGAGGGTATCGCCACGCCGGAACAGATCGACCGCATCCTGCGGGATGGTCCCGGCTTTCGTATGGGGCCGTTCGAGCTGTTTGATCTGACCGGTCTTGATATCTCCCATGCCGTGATGGAATCGGTCCACGACCAGTTCTACTACGACCCCCGCTATACGCCGTCCTACCTGGCAGCGCAGCGCGTTGCCGGTGGGTTGCTGGGACGCAAGACAGGTCAGGGCTATTACCGATACGAAAATGGGCAGCAGATACGCTCCCCCGAGCCCCGCTTCGAGCCGGTCACCCTTGACCGGCCGTTCTGGCTCGACAGCATAGAGCCCGAGTTGCGCAGTCACATTGGTTCGGTCCTGAAACAGGCTGGTGCCGTGCTTGAAGACAGTGCCGAACCTTCGAGCCTGGCAATTTGCCTGATCACGCCGCTGGGCGAGGATGCCAGTGCCTACATCGAGCGGTTGGCGCTGCCAGCGGTGCGCACCATCGCCCTGGATGCGTTCAGCGACCTGGACAAGCGCCGCGTGCTGATGCGCCAGCCCGGGCTCGATCCGGCCCTGGAAGCGCAAGCGCGTCAGGCCTTGGGCGCGGACGGCGTCCCGGTGGAGGTGATTAATGATTCACCGGGCTTCGTCAGCCAGCGAATCGTCGCCAGCATCGTCAACCTCGGGTGTGAGATCGCTCAGAAGGGCATCGCTTCACCGGACACGCTTGATCGCGCCGTGACCGTTGCGCTTGGTTATCCCAAGGGGCCGCTGGCCTTTGCCGAACATTACAACCCCGCGCGAATCCTCACCATTCTGGAAGGCATGCAGCGCTGTTACGGGAACGAGCCGCGCTATCGACCCAGCCCCTGGCTACGGCGTCGCGTTCAGCTCGGTTTGCCGCTGAGCGCGCCCGATAGCCAGCGATAG
- a CDS encoding methyl-accepting chemotaxis protein produces the protein MTATEQDSAARAHQTLEAAQAVRCSSDAGRSELQHAIERMQTLSAQTQASRELLDGLAARTEEIRQITDVIQSIASQTNLLALNAAIEAARAGEAGRGFAVVADEVRNLAGRTSTATEEVGRMVNDIREQSGAVVSHIQKQASELDEAAAQISGTGAQLSGIAELAGNVETQVAEIASGTASNHERLAQLFVAVEQLRGDALESEAQTRQLEQAAEKLVGQAETVSEQLAEVQLDDYHQRVFDLAREAAATISARFETDVQAGRLTLDDLFDRNYKAQPGTNPVRYSTRFDRYADEVLPSIQEPLLDRNDALVYAIATTPDGYVPTHNRAFSQPPVGDPEIDRVKSRSKRLFNDRTGGRCGSHQRKVLLQTYSRDTGELMHDLSVPIIVSGRHWGGLRLGYRPEP, from the coding sequence ATGACTGCGACCGAACAGGACAGCGCCGCCCGCGCGCACCAAACGCTAGAAGCCGCGCAAGCGGTGCGGTGCAGCAGCGATGCCGGACGAAGCGAGCTGCAGCACGCGATCGAGCGTATGCAGACCCTCAGCGCCCAGACCCAAGCCAGCCGCGAGCTGCTTGACGGCCTTGCGGCGCGCACCGAAGAAATTCGTCAGATCACCGATGTGATCCAGTCCATCGCCAGCCAGACCAACCTGCTCGCGCTGAATGCCGCGATCGAGGCCGCGCGCGCCGGGGAGGCCGGGCGCGGCTTTGCGGTGGTAGCCGACGAGGTGCGCAACCTGGCCGGTCGCACCAGTACCGCCACTGAGGAAGTCGGCCGAATGGTCAACGATATTCGGGAGCAGAGCGGAGCGGTGGTCAGTCATATCCAAAAGCAGGCGAGCGAGCTCGACGAAGCGGCGGCCCAAATCTCCGGCACTGGGGCCCAGCTCAGCGGCATCGCCGAGTTGGCCGGCAATGTCGAAACCCAGGTGGCAGAAATCGCGTCTGGCACCGCCAGCAATCATGAGCGGCTTGCGCAGCTGTTCGTGGCAGTCGAGCAATTGCGTGGGGACGCGCTGGAAAGCGAGGCCCAGACCCGCCAGTTGGAGCAGGCTGCTGAAAAACTGGTCGGGCAGGCGGAAACGGTCAGCGAGCAGCTCGCCGAAGTGCAGCTGGACGACTATCACCAGCGAGTCTTCGATCTGGCTCGGGAGGCCGCGGCCACCATCAGCGCACGCTTCGAGACGGATGTGCAAGCCGGGCGACTGACGCTGGACGATCTTTTCGATCGCAACTACAAAGCGCAGCCGGGGACAAATCCCGTCCGATACAGCACCCGTTTCGACCGCTACGCCGACGAGGTTCTTCCCTCGATCCAAGAGCCGTTGCTCGACCGCAACGATGCGCTGGTCTATGCCATCGCCACCACACCGGACGGCTATGTACCGACTCACAACCGAGCCTTCAGCCAGCCGCCAGTGGGTGATCCGGAAATCGACAGGGTCAAAAGTCGCAGCAAACGGCTGTTCAACGACCGCACCGGCGGGCGCTGTGGCAGCCACCAGCGCAAAGTCTTGTTGCAGACCTATAGCCGCGACACCGGCGAGCTGATGCATGACCTTTCGGTACCGATCATCGTAAGCGGCCGTCATTGGGGCGGGCTGCGATTGGGCTATCGCCCTGAGCCGTAG
- the dadA gene encoding D-amino acid dehydrogenase encodes MRVLVMGSGVIGTTSAYYLARAGFDVVVVDRQPAVAMETSFANAGQVSPGYASPWAAPGVPLKAMKWLMQRHAPLAIKLTGDWQQYLWMAQMLRNCTAARYAVNKERMVRLSEYSRDCLDELRTETGIDYEGRQCGTTQLFRTQAQLDNAAKDIAVLKASGVPYELLDRAGIARVEPALARVADKLSGALRLPNDQTGDCQMFTTKLADVARELGVEFRFNQDIQRLEYAGDRLDGVWIGGQLEKADRYVLALGSYSPQMLKPLGIHAPVYPLKGYSLTVPISDPAMAPVSTVLDETYKVAITRFDQRIRVGGMAEIAGHDLSLNPRRRETLEMVVGDLFPLGGDPRSAELWTGLRPATPDGTPIIGATAYRNLFLNTGHGTLGWTMACGSGRLLADLLAKKRTQISTDGLDISRYGNTKESHKHAHTAPAHQ; translated from the coding sequence ATGCGTGTTCTGGTGATGGGTAGCGGTGTAATCGGCACGACCAGTGCCTATTATCTGGCTCGCGCCGGCTTCGACGTCGTCGTGGTCGACCGTCAGCCAGCCGTAGCGATGGAGACCAGCTTCGCCAATGCGGGGCAGGTGTCACCCGGCTATGCCTCGCCCTGGGCCGCGCCTGGGGTCCCGCTTAAAGCGATGAAGTGGTTGATGCAGCGTCACGCGCCGCTCGCCATCAAACTCACCGGCGACTGGCAGCAATACCTTTGGATGGCTCAAATGCTGCGCAACTGCACCGCGGCACGCTATGCGGTGAACAAGGAGCGCATGGTGCGGCTGTCCGAATACAGCCGCGACTGCCTGGATGAGCTGCGTACAGAAACAGGCATCGACTACGAAGGCCGGCAGTGCGGCACGACCCAACTCTTCCGCACGCAGGCGCAGCTGGATAACGCCGCCAAGGACATCGCCGTACTGAAAGCGTCCGGTGTGCCTTACGAACTGCTTGATCGCGCCGGTATCGCGCGCGTCGAGCCGGCACTGGCGCGCGTGGCGGACAAACTCAGCGGTGCGCTACGTCTGCCCAACGATCAGACCGGTGACTGCCAGATGTTCACGACCAAGCTTGCCGACGTGGCTCGGGAGTTGGGGGTTGAGTTCCGTTTCAATCAGGACATCCAGCGATTGGAATATGCAGGCGACCGGCTCGACGGCGTTTGGATCGGTGGCCAACTGGAGAAGGCCGATCGCTACGTGCTGGCGCTGGGCAGTTACAGTCCGCAGATGCTCAAGCCGCTCGGTATCCACGCACCGGTCTATCCGCTTAAAGGCTACTCGCTGACGGTGCCGATCAGTGATCCGGCGATGGCGCCCGTGTCGACGGTGCTGGATGAAACCTACAAAGTCGCCATCACCCGCTTTGATCAACGTATACGGGTCGGCGGAATGGCCGAAATCGCAGGGCACGACTTGTCGTTGAACCCACGCCGCCGTGAAACACTGGAAATGGTGGTCGGAGATCTGTTCCCGTTAGGCGGTGATCCCCGCAGCGCCGAACTGTGGACGGGGTTGCGCCCCGCGACGCCGGACGGCACGCCAATCATCGGCGCGACCGCTTATCGCAATCTGTTTTTGAACACCGGCCACGGTACCCTTGGTTGGACCATGGCCTGCGGTTCTGGCCGACTTCTGGCGGATCTGCTGGCCAAGAAACGCACTCAGATCAGCACGGATGGCCTGGATATCTCCCGATACGGCAACACCAAGGAATCGCACAAACATGCCCATACAGCGCCTGCACACCAATGA
- a CDS encoding cupin domain-containing protein, which translates to MDVGVRLQTIRKLKGLSQRELAKRAGVTNSTISMIEKNSVSPSISSLKKVLSGIPMSLVEFFSPDFEQDSDTQVVYKAGELIDISDGAVSMKLVGKAHPGRAIAFLAETYPPGSDTGTDMLAHQGEEAGMLVEGRLELTVSGQTYVLETGDSYYFESSKPHRFRNPFDAPARLISATTPANF; encoded by the coding sequence TTGGACGTCGGTGTTCGACTGCAAACCATCCGTAAACTCAAGGGCCTGTCCCAGCGCGAACTGGCCAAACGTGCAGGCGTCACCAACAGCACGATTTCCATGATCGAGAAGAACAGCGTCAGCCCGTCGATCAGCTCTCTAAAAAAGGTGTTGAGCGGCATCCCGATGTCGCTTGTGGAGTTTTTCTCGCCAGATTTCGAGCAGGACAGCGATACGCAGGTGGTCTACAAGGCCGGCGAGCTGATCGATATTTCCGACGGTGCGGTGAGCATGAAACTGGTCGGAAAGGCCCATCCTGGCCGCGCCATCGCTTTCTTGGCGGAAACCTATCCGCCGGGGTCTGATACCGGCACGGACATGCTGGCGCATCAGGGCGAAGAGGCGGGCATGCTGGTCGAGGGGCGTCTGGAGTTGACCGTCAGTGGCCAGACCTATGTGCTCGAAACCGGCGACAGCTATTACTTCGAGAGCAGCAAGCCGCATCGTTTCCGTAATCCATTCGACGCGCCGGCCAGGCTCATCAGCGCGACCACGCCAGCAAACTTCTAG
- a CDS encoding RidA family protein, producing MPIQRLHTNERMSQIVIHRGTVYLAGQVGDGMSAGIEQQTRETLENIERLLGEAGTDKQHILSVTIYLRDIDAHFAGMNAVWDSWLPIGVAPARATVEAKLCEPEILVELSVVAALPG from the coding sequence ATGCCCATACAGCGCCTGCACACCAATGAACGCATGAGCCAGATCGTCATTCACCGCGGCACGGTGTACCTCGCCGGCCAGGTGGGTGACGGCATGAGCGCCGGGATAGAGCAACAGACCCGCGAAACTCTTGAGAATATCGAGCGTCTGCTCGGCGAAGCCGGCACGGACAAGCAGCACATTCTTTCGGTCACCATCTACCTGAGGGATATCGACGCGCACTTCGCCGGCATGAACGCCGTGTGGGACAGTTGGTTACCGATCGGCGTCGCGCCGGCACGTGCCACGGTCGAAGCCAAACTCTGCGAGCCGGAGATCCTCGTGGAGCTCTCCGTGGTAGCCGCGCTGCCGGGTTAG
- a CDS encoding phospholipase D family protein, whose translation MRIRLVLVALLLLTGCAGHVVPTPPSHALPTHDSELARQIDALADRQPAGESGFRLLPASADAFAARVRMIRAAETSLDVQYYIVHDGLSTRALVEEMLKAADRGVRVRMLLDDIGTSGSDYEIATLAAHPNILIRIFNPLHVGRSNIITRSLGRLLHLSQQHRRMHNKLMLADSSLAIVGGRNLGDEYFDADQSLNFTDLDLLAAGPVARQLATSFDQYWNHPLSIPVQHFLRSAPERDQLKVARQQIGLYLQTEQQTNPQRYQALMAELGRPLSKQWLQELTWAPGEALWDDPDKINASGIPDEHLLLTTRLQPSMDAVTREMTLISAYFVPTEDGVKYLSDHAENGVAIRVLTNALEATDVPLVHGGYAPYRPALLEAGVRLFELRRQPDQQATYSLSGESESSLHSKAAVFDRQEVFLGSLNFDPRSILWNTEVGVLIESPELASEVQRLTLEGTSPAVSYEVRLVELEGRKRLVWLAEDNGNRQVLLREPGGIWRRLNAWFSQFIGLESML comes from the coding sequence TTGCGCATACGTCTGGTGCTCGTGGCGCTACTGTTGCTGACTGGCTGCGCCGGACACGTGGTTCCCACCCCACCGTCCCACGCGCTGCCCACCCACGATTCAGAACTGGCTCGACAGATCGACGCGCTGGCCGACCGGCAGCCAGCGGGGGAATCGGGTTTTCGCTTGCTGCCGGCCAGCGCGGACGCGTTCGCGGCACGTGTCCGAATGATTCGGGCAGCCGAGACCAGCCTCGACGTTCAGTACTACATCGTCCACGACGGTCTCAGCACGCGGGCGCTGGTCGAGGAAATGCTCAAGGCCGCTGACCGTGGCGTCAGGGTGAGGATGTTGCTCGATGACATCGGCACCAGTGGTAGCGACTATGAGATCGCTACCCTGGCGGCCCACCCGAACATCCTCATCCGCATCTTCAATCCGCTGCACGTGGGTCGCAGCAACATCATCACTCGGAGCCTCGGCCGCCTGCTGCATCTCTCGCAGCAGCACCGCCGCATGCACAACAAGCTGATGCTGGCGGACAGCAGCCTGGCCATTGTGGGAGGTCGCAACCTGGGCGATGAATACTTCGACGCCGATCAGAGCCTTAACTTTACCGATCTCGATCTGCTCGCTGCCGGCCCCGTCGCTCGGCAGTTGGCGACCAGTTTCGACCAATATTGGAATCATCCGCTCAGCATCCCCGTGCAACACTTTCTGCGCAGCGCGCCTGAGCGTGACCAACTCAAGGTCGCGCGCCAGCAGATCGGCCTGTATCTGCAAACTGAGCAGCAAACCAACCCGCAGCGTTACCAGGCGCTGATGGCCGAACTGGGCCGCCCCCTCTCCAAACAGTGGTTACAGGAACTGACCTGGGCCCCGGGTGAAGCGCTCTGGGATGATCCGGACAAGATCAACGCCTCCGGCATCCCGGACGAACATCTGCTGCTAACCACCCGACTGCAACCGAGCATGGACGCGGTTACCCGCGAGATGACGCTGATTTCAGCCTATTTCGTGCCTACCGAGGATGGCGTGAAGTACCTCAGCGACCACGCCGAAAACGGCGTGGCCATCCGCGTGCTGACCAACGCGCTCGAGGCCACCGACGTCCCCCTCGTGCATGGCGGCTACGCGCCCTACCGTCCAGCACTGCTGGAGGCCGGCGTGCGGCTATTCGAGCTGCGTCGACAGCCTGATCAGCAGGCGACATACAGCCTGAGCGGCGAGTCGGAATCGAGTCTGCACAGCAAGGCGGCTGTGTTCGATCGGCAGGAAGTTTTCCTCGGCTCGCTCAATTTCGATCCCCGTTCCATTCTCTGGAACACCGAAGTCGGGGTGCTCATCGAGAGCCCTGAGCTGGCCAGCGAGGTGCAGCGACTCACGCTGGAGGGCACGTCGCCTGCGGTGAGCTACGAGGTGCGGTTGGTCGAGCTAGAGGGTCGCAAGCGCCTGGTCTGGCTCGCCGAAGACAACGGGAATCGGCAGGTACTGCTGCGCGAGCCCGGTGGTATTTGGCGGCGGCTGAACGCATGGTTCAGCCAATTCATCGGGCTGGAAAGCATGCTCTAG